In Symphalangus syndactylus isolate Jambi chromosome 6, NHGRI_mSymSyn1-v2.1_pri, whole genome shotgun sequence, a genomic segment contains:
- the LOC129483971 gene encoding N-acetylated-alpha-linked acidic dipeptidase 2-like isoform X1, producing MAKSRGRLYLWMCLAAALASFLVGFMVAWFIKPLKEITTCVRYHQSIRWELVSEMKAENIKSFLRSFTKLPHLAGTEQNFLLAKKIQTQWKKFGLDSPKLVHYDVLLSYPNETNASYISIVDEHETVIFKTSYLEPPPDGYENVTDIVPPYNAFSAQGMPEGDLVYVNYARTEDFFKLEREMGIHCTGKIVIARYRKIFRGNKVKNAMLAVAIGIILYSDPADYFAPEVQPYPKGWNLPGTAAQRGNVLNLNGAGDPLTPGYPAKGISGAVLWTPGALLDKPCVGPRVPCAPG from the exons ATGGCGAAGTCCAGGGGCCGTCTGTACCTTTGGATGTGCTTGGCTGCTGCGCTGGCATCTTTCCTGGTGGGATTTATGGTGG cCTGGTTTATTAAGCCTCTCAAAGAAATAACCACTTGTGTGCGCTATCATCAAAGTATACGGTGGGAACTGGTATCTGAAATGAAAGCTGAAAACATCAAATCATTTCTTCG ttcttTTACAAAGCTTCCTCATCTGGCAGGAACAGAACAAAATTTCTTGCTTGCCAAGAAAATTCAAACCCAGTGGAAGAAATTTGGACTAGATTCACCCAAGTTGGTTCATTATGATGTCCTCTTATCTTACCCCAATGAGACAAATGCCAGCTATATATCGATTGTGGATGAACATGAAACTGTG ATTTTCAAAACATCATACCTCGAACCACCACCAGATGGCTATGAGAATGTTACAGATATTGTGCCACCATATAATGCTTTCTCAGCCCAAGGCATGCCagag GGAGATCTTGTATATGTGAACTATGCTCGCACTGAAGACTTTTTCAAACTAGAAAGAGAGATGGGCATCCACTGTACTGGGAAGATTGTTATTGCAAGATATAGAAAAATCTTCAGAGGAAATAAA GTTAAAAATGCCATGTTAGCAGTGGCCATAGGAATCATCTTGTACTCAGATCCAGCTGACTACTTTGCTCCTGAGGTACAGCCATATCCCAAAGGATGGAATCTTCCTGGAACTGCAGCCCAGAGAGGAAATGTGTTAAATTTGAATGGTGCTGGTGACCCACTCACTCCAGGCTATCCAGCAAAAG GTATCTCTGGAGCTGTTTTGTGGACACCAGGAGCATTACTTGACAAGCCCTGTGTTGGTCCCAGGGTACCCTGTGCACCTGGGTAA
- the LOC129483971 gene encoding N-acetylated-alpha-linked acidic dipeptidase 2-like isoform X2, whose amino-acid sequence MAKSRGRLYLWMCLAAALASFLVGFMVAWFIKPLKEITTCVRYHQSIRWELVSEMKAENIKSFLRSFTKLPHLAGTEQNFLLAKKIQTQWKKFGLDSPKLVHYDVLLSYPNETNASYISIVDEHETVIFKTSYLEPPPDGYENVTDIVPPYNAFSAQGMPEGDLVYVNYARTEDFFKLEREMGIHCTGKIVIARYRKIFRGNKVKNAMLAVAIGIILYSDPADYFAPEVQPYPKGWNLPGTAAQRGNVLNLNGAGDPLTPGYPAKEFRNADPHT is encoded by the exons ATGGCGAAGTCCAGGGGCCGTCTGTACCTTTGGATGTGCTTGGCTGCTGCGCTGGCATCTTTCCTGGTGGGATTTATGGTGG cCTGGTTTATTAAGCCTCTCAAAGAAATAACCACTTGTGTGCGCTATCATCAAAGTATACGGTGGGAACTGGTATCTGAAATGAAAGCTGAAAACATCAAATCATTTCTTCG ttcttTTACAAAGCTTCCTCATCTGGCAGGAACAGAACAAAATTTCTTGCTTGCCAAGAAAATTCAAACCCAGTGGAAGAAATTTGGACTAGATTCACCCAAGTTGGTTCATTATGATGTCCTCTTATCTTACCCCAATGAGACAAATGCCAGCTATATATCGATTGTGGATGAACATGAAACTGTG ATTTTCAAAACATCATACCTCGAACCACCACCAGATGGCTATGAGAATGTTACAGATATTGTGCCACCATATAATGCTTTCTCAGCCCAAGGCATGCCagag GGAGATCTTGTATATGTGAACTATGCTCGCACTGAAGACTTTTTCAAACTAGAAAGAGAGATGGGCATCCACTGTACTGGGAAGATTGTTATTGCAAGATATAGAAAAATCTTCAGAGGAAATAAA GTTAAAAATGCCATGTTAGCAGTGGCCATAGGAATCATCTTGTACTCAGATCCAGCTGACTACTTTGCTCCTGAGGTACAGCCATATCCCAAAGGATGGAATCTTCCTGGAACTGCAGCCCAGAGAGGAAATGTGTTAAATTTGAATGGTGCTGGTGACCCACTCACTCCAGGCTATCCAGCAAAAG AGTTCAGAAATGCTGATCCTCATACCTAA